A single genomic interval of Hemibagrus wyckioides isolate EC202008001 linkage group LG13, SWU_Hwy_1.0, whole genome shotgun sequence harbors:
- the LOC131363755 gene encoding uncharacterized protein LOC131363755 isoform X2: MGCPLMLCLATLLFMNTSTTSAAPGSALFPVGPGATQLFLSDGQYQTIQLQQPFKYAGKTYTQFYLSMDGYVAFFVPNINDEVPSRYLGKDVIAPLWTDLDADSGGRWTYEQATSGPLIDQANQEISRTFSYVSFSASWVFVATWENVPLEFSSFLGASLQVVLASDGGDLSFVLMNYGTIPSIPSPYWLAGYDMEYNNFVTIPVNDTTELSSSTNVNIPGRWAFQFTDTSTTTAAPGSALFPVGPGATQLFLSDGQYETIQLQQPFKYAGKTYTQFYLSMDGYVAFFVPNINDEVPSRYLGKDVIAPLWTDLDADSGGRWTYEQATSGPLIDQANQEISRTFSYVSFSASWVFVATWENVPLEFSSFLGASLQVVLASDGGDLSFVLMNYGTIPSIPSPFWLAGYDMEYNNFVTIPVNDTTELSSSTNVNIPGRWAFQFTDTSTTTAAPGSALFPVGPGATQLFLSDGQYETIQLQQPFKYAGKTYTQFYLSMDGYVAFFVPNINDEVPNRYLGKDVIAPLWTDLDADSGGRWTYEQATSGPLIDQANQEISRTFSYVSFSASWVFVATWENVPLEFSSFLGASLQVVLASDGGDLSFVLMNYGTIPSIPSPYWLAGYDMEYNNFVTIPVNDTTELSSSSNVNIPGRWAFQFTDTSTTTAAPGSALFPVGPGATQLFLSDGQYQTIQLQQPFKYAGKTYTQFYLSMDGYVAFFVPNINDEVPSRYLGKDVIAPLWTDLDADSGGRWTYEQATSGPLIDQANQEISRTFSYVSFSASWVFVATWENVPLEFSSFLGASLQVVLASDGGDLSFVLMNYGTIPSIPSPFWLAGYDMEYNNFVTIPVNDTTELSSSSNVNIPGRWAFQFTDTSTTTAAPGSALFPVGPGATQLFLSDGQYQTIQLQQPFKYAGKTYTQFYLSMDGYVAFFVPNINDEVPNRYLGKDVIAPLWTDLDADSGGRWTYEQATSGPLIDQANQEISRTFSYVSFSASWVFVATWENVPLEFSSFLGASLQVALASDGGDLSFVLMNYGTIPSIPSPYWLAGYDMEYNNFVTIPVNDTTELSSSTNVNIPGRWAFQFTASTTTPATTTLAPCQILNCAWDEVCRQINGVYGCACGYITTSSPNIYDAIETCSGSTGSLSLSRCQLFEAGYSADVLHLNDQICKGEIQNNRLVFKFDSNANMCGTTLENNATHIIFKNSVGSPNTTGIISRSGGINITFSCVYPIIQSISMPTDMEAKGGVISKQLSTEGTYQILMKPYTDSSFLVPYSGNVTLEVNHQMYIAVEVDQFDSTQIALVLDNCWATPVNQTDYSVRWDLIINECPNPNDGTVSVLQNGVSTSSHFSFRMFTFTGFSAKIYLHCQVHLCLQKTSNCALPCPLQRSRRRRSVDFYDSAAITMKF; this comes from the exons ATGGGGTGTCCACTGATGCTGTGTCTGGCCACCCTTCTCTTCATGA ATACATCAACTACATCAGCAGCACCAG GTTCAGCCTTGTTTCCAGTGGGACCTGGAGCGACACAACTTTTCCTCAGTGATGGACAATATCAAACCATTCAGCTGCAGCAACCATTCAAGTATGCTGGAAAAACATACACTCAGTTCTAT ctGAGTATGGACGGCTACGTGGCTTTCTTCGTTCCAAACATCAATGACGAAGTACCAAGCCGATACCTCGGCAAAGACGTCATCGCTCCATTGTGGACAGATCTGGATGCTGATAGTGGGGGAAGATGGACCTATGAGCAGGCCACAAGCGGACCTCTCATAGATCAGGCTAACCAAGAAATTAGCAGGACGTTCTCTTATGTGTCCTTTTCTGCTTCCTGGGTTTTTGTCGCCACTTGGGAAAATGTACCTCTTGAATTTTCTTCGTTCCTG GGCGCATCACTTCAAGTCGTCTTGGCCTCAGATGGTGGAGATCTCTCTTTTGTGCTGATGAACTATGGGACCATTCCTTCCATTCCCTCTCCTTACTGGCTG GCTGGGTATGACATGGAGTACAACAATTTTGTCACCATTCCAGTAAACGATACCACTGAGCTGTCATCATCTACTAACGTCAATATTCCTGGACGCTGGGCTTTTCAATTTACAG aTACATCAACTACAACAGCAGCACCAG GTTCAGCCTTGTTTCCAGTGGGACCTGGAGCGACACAACTTTTCCTCAGTGATGGACAATATGAAACCATTCAGCTGCAGCAACCATTCAAGTATGCTGGAAAAACATACACTCAGTTCTAT ctGAGTATGGACGGCTACGTGGCTTTCTTCGTTCCAAACATCAATGACGAAGTACCAAGCCGATACCTCGGCAAAGATGTTATCGCTCCATTGTGGACTGATCTGGATGCTGATAGTGGGGGAAGATGGACCTATGAGCAGGCCACAAGCGGACCTCTCATAGATCAGGCTAACCAAGAAATTAGCAGGACGTTCTCTTATGTGTCCTTTTCTGCTTCCTGGGTTTTTGTCGCCACTTGGGAAAATGTACCTCTTGAATTTTCTTCGTTCCTG GGGGCATCACTTCAAGTCGTCTTGGCCTCAGATGGTGGAGATCTCTCTTTTGTGCTGATGAACTATGGGACCATTCCTTCCATTCCCTCTCCTTTCTGGCTG GCTGGGTATGACATGGAGTACAACAATTTTGTCACCATTCCAGTAAACGATACCACTGAGCTGTCATCATCTACTAACGTCAATATTCCTGGACGCTGGGCTTTTCAATTTACAG aTACATCAACTACAACAGCAGCACCAG GTTCAGCCTTGTTTCCAGTGGGACCTGGAGCGACACAACTTTTCCTCAGTGATGGACAATATGAAACCATTCAGCTGCAGCAACCATTCAAGTATGCTGGAAAAACATACACTCAGTTCTAT ctGAGTATGGACGGCTACGTGGCTTTCTTCGTTCCAAACATCAATGACGAAGTACCAAACCGATACCTCGGCAAAGACGTCATCGCTCCATTGTGGACAGATCTGGATGCTGATAGTGGGGGAAGATGGACCTATGAGCAGGCCACAAGCGGACCTCTCATAGATCAGGCTAACCAAGAAATTAGCAGGACGTTCTCTTATGTGTCCTTTTCTGCTTCCTGGGTTTTTGTCGCCACTTGGGAAAATGTACCTCTTGAATTTTCTTCGTTCCTG GGCGCATCACTTCAAGTCGTCTTGGCCTCAGATGGTGGAGATCTCTCTTTTGTGCTGATGAACTATGGGACCATTCCTTCCATTCCCTCTCCTTACTGGCTG GCTGGGTACGACATGGAGTACAACAATTTTGTCACCATTCCAGTAAACGATACCACTGAGCTGTCATCATCTAGTAACGTCAATATTCCTGGACGCTGGGCTTTTCAATTTACAG ATACATCAACTACAACAGCAGCACCAG GTTCAGCCTTGTTTCCAGTGGGACCTGGAGCGACACAACTTTTCCTCAGTGATGGACAATATCAAACCATTCAGCTGCAGCAACCATTCAAGTATGCTGGAAAAACATACACTCAGTTCTAT ttGAGTATGGACGGCTATGTGGCTTTCTTCGTTCCAAACATCAATGACGAAGTACCAAGCCGATACCTCGGCAAAGATGTTATCGCTCCATTGTGGACTGATCTGGATGCTGATAGTGGGGGAAGATGGACCTATGAGCAGGCCACAAGCGGACCTCTCATAGATCAGGCTAACCAAGAAATTAGCAGGACGTTCTCTTATGTGTCCTTTTCTGCTTCCTGGGTTTTTGTCGCCACTTGGGAAAATGTACCTCTTGAATTTTCTTCGTTCCTG GGGGCATCACTTCAAGTCGTCTTGGCCTCAGATGGTGGAGATCTCTCTTTTGTGCTGATGAACTATGGGACCATTCCTTCCATTCCCTCTCCTTTCTGGCTG GCTGGGTATGACATGGAGTACAACAATTTTGTCACCATTCCAGTAAACGATACCACTGAGCTGTCATCATCTAGTAACGTCAATATTCCTGGACGCTGGGCTTTTCAATTTACAG aTACATCAACTACAACAGCAGCACCAG GTTCAGCCTTGTTTCCAGTGGGACCTGGAGCGACACAACTTTTCCTCAGTGATGGACAATATCAAACCATTCAGCTGCAGCAACCATTCAAGTATGCTGGAAAAACATACACTCAGTTCTAT ttGAGTATGGACGGCTACGTGGCTTTCTTCGTTCCAAACATCAATGACGAAGTACCAAACCGATACCTCGGCAAAGACGTCATCGCTCCATTGTGGACAGATCTGGATGCTGATAGTGGGGGAAGATGGACCTATGAGCAGGCCACAAGCGGACCTCTCATAGATCAGGCTAACCAAGAAATTAGCAGGACGTTCTCTTATGTGTCCTTTTCTGCTTCCTGGGTTTTTGTCGCCACTTGGGAAAATGTACCTCTTGAATTTTCTTCGTTCCTG GGCGCATCACTTCAAGTCGCCTTGGCCTCAGATGGTGGAGATCTCTCTTTTGTGCTGATGAACTATGGGACCATTCCTTCCATTCCCTCTCCTTACTGGCTG GCTGGGTATGACATGGAGTACAACAATTTTGTCACCATTCCAGTAAACGATACAACTGAGCTGTCATCATCTACTAACGTCAATATTCCTGGACGCTGGGCTTTTCAATTTACAG CTTCAACAACAACTCCAGCAACAACCACACTAG CACCCTGTCAGATCTTGAATTGTGCTTGGGATGAAGTCTGTAGGCAAATAAATGGAGTTTATGGCTGTGCCTGTGGGTACATTACAACGAGCAGCCCGAATATTTATG ATGCCATTGAAACATGCTCAGGTAGTACTggatcactgtctctgtctcgctgTCAGCTCTTTGAAGCTGGATATTCTGCAGATGTTCTACACCTGAATGATCAAATCTGCAAAGGGGAGATCCAAAACAACAGGCTGGTCTTCAAATTTGACAGTAATGCTAACATGTGTGGCACAACTCTGGAG AATAATGCCACACACATCATCTTCAAGAACAGTGTTGGGTCACCTAACACGACAGGTATAATCAGTCGTAGTGGTGGAATCAACATCACCTTTTCTTGTGTGTATCCAATCATCCAGAGCATCTCCATGCCCACGGACATGGAAGCCAAAGGAGG TGTAATCAGCAAGCAACTGTCCACTGAGGGCACATACCAGATCCTCATGAAACCGTATACTGACTCTTCATTCTTGGTTCCATACTCTGGCAATGTGACCCTAGAAGTGAACCATCAGATGTATATAGCGGTGGAAGTGGATCAGTTTGACAGCACTCAGATCGCTCTTGTGCTGGACAACTGCTGGGCCACACCAGTCAACCAGACTGACTATTCTGTCCGCTGGGACCTGATTATTAATGA gtGTCCAAACCCCAATGatggcacggtgtccgtgttgcaGAACGGTGTCTCCACATCCAGCCACTTCTCTTTCAGGATGTTCACATTCACTGGCTTCTCCGCCAAGATCTACCTGCACTGCCAGGTCCACCTCTGTTTGCAGAAGACAAGCAACTGTGCACTG CCGTGCCCTCTACAACGTTCCAGAAGACGCCGATCTGTAGATTTCTACGACTCAGCTGCCATTACTATGAAATTCTGA
- the LOC131363755 gene encoding uncharacterized protein LOC131363755 isoform X1: MGCPLMLCLATLLFMSGVATRQTTYMPTDTSTTSAAPGSALFPVGPGATQLFLSDGQYQTIQLQQPFKYAGKTYTQFYLSMDGYVAFFVPNINDEVPSRYLGKDVIAPLWTDLDADSGGRWTYEQATSGPLIDQANQEISRTFSYVSFSASWVFVATWENVPLEFSSFLGASLQVVLASDGGDLSFVLMNYGTIPSIPSPYWLAGYDMEYNNFVTIPVNDTTELSSSTNVNIPGRWAFQFTDTSTTTAAPGSALFPVGPGATQLFLSDGQYETIQLQQPFKYAGKTYTQFYLSMDGYVAFFVPNINDEVPSRYLGKDVIAPLWTDLDADSGGRWTYEQATSGPLIDQANQEISRTFSYVSFSASWVFVATWENVPLEFSSFLGASLQVVLASDGGDLSFVLMNYGTIPSIPSPFWLAGYDMEYNNFVTIPVNDTTELSSSTNVNIPGRWAFQFTDTSTTTAAPGSALFPVGPGATQLFLSDGQYETIQLQQPFKYAGKTYTQFYLSMDGYVAFFVPNINDEVPNRYLGKDVIAPLWTDLDADSGGRWTYEQATSGPLIDQANQEISRTFSYVSFSASWVFVATWENVPLEFSSFLGASLQVVLASDGGDLSFVLMNYGTIPSIPSPYWLAGYDMEYNNFVTIPVNDTTELSSSSNVNIPGRWAFQFTDTSTTTAAPGSALFPVGPGATQLFLSDGQYQTIQLQQPFKYAGKTYTQFYLSMDGYVAFFVPNINDEVPSRYLGKDVIAPLWTDLDADSGGRWTYEQATSGPLIDQANQEISRTFSYVSFSASWVFVATWENVPLEFSSFLGASLQVVLASDGGDLSFVLMNYGTIPSIPSPFWLAGYDMEYNNFVTIPVNDTTELSSSSNVNIPGRWAFQFTDTSTTTAAPGSALFPVGPGATQLFLSDGQYQTIQLQQPFKYAGKTYTQFYLSMDGYVAFFVPNINDEVPNRYLGKDVIAPLWTDLDADSGGRWTYEQATSGPLIDQANQEISRTFSYVSFSASWVFVATWENVPLEFSSFLGASLQVALASDGGDLSFVLMNYGTIPSIPSPYWLAGYDMEYNNFVTIPVNDTTELSSSTNVNIPGRWAFQFTASTTTPATTTLAPCQILNCAWDEVCRQINGVYGCACGYITTSSPNIYDAIETCSGSTGSLSLSRCQLFEAGYSADVLHLNDQICKGEIQNNRLVFKFDSNANMCGTTLENNATHIIFKNSVGSPNTTGIISRSGGINITFSCVYPIIQSISMPTDMEAKGGVISKQLSTEGTYQILMKPYTDSSFLVPYSGNVTLEVNHQMYIAVEVDQFDSTQIALVLDNCWATPVNQTDYSVRWDLIINECPNPNDGTVSVLQNGVSTSSHFSFRMFTFTGFSAKIYLHCQVHLCLQKTSNCALPCPLQRSRRRRSVDFYDSAAITMKF, translated from the exons ATGGGGTGTCCACTGATGCTGTGTCTGGCCACCCTTCTCTTCATGA GTGGGGTGGCAACTAGACAAACTACATATATGCCAACAG ATACATCAACTACATCAGCAGCACCAG GTTCAGCCTTGTTTCCAGTGGGACCTGGAGCGACACAACTTTTCCTCAGTGATGGACAATATCAAACCATTCAGCTGCAGCAACCATTCAAGTATGCTGGAAAAACATACACTCAGTTCTAT ctGAGTATGGACGGCTACGTGGCTTTCTTCGTTCCAAACATCAATGACGAAGTACCAAGCCGATACCTCGGCAAAGACGTCATCGCTCCATTGTGGACAGATCTGGATGCTGATAGTGGGGGAAGATGGACCTATGAGCAGGCCACAAGCGGACCTCTCATAGATCAGGCTAACCAAGAAATTAGCAGGACGTTCTCTTATGTGTCCTTTTCTGCTTCCTGGGTTTTTGTCGCCACTTGGGAAAATGTACCTCTTGAATTTTCTTCGTTCCTG GGCGCATCACTTCAAGTCGTCTTGGCCTCAGATGGTGGAGATCTCTCTTTTGTGCTGATGAACTATGGGACCATTCCTTCCATTCCCTCTCCTTACTGGCTG GCTGGGTATGACATGGAGTACAACAATTTTGTCACCATTCCAGTAAACGATACCACTGAGCTGTCATCATCTACTAACGTCAATATTCCTGGACGCTGGGCTTTTCAATTTACAG aTACATCAACTACAACAGCAGCACCAG GTTCAGCCTTGTTTCCAGTGGGACCTGGAGCGACACAACTTTTCCTCAGTGATGGACAATATGAAACCATTCAGCTGCAGCAACCATTCAAGTATGCTGGAAAAACATACACTCAGTTCTAT ctGAGTATGGACGGCTACGTGGCTTTCTTCGTTCCAAACATCAATGACGAAGTACCAAGCCGATACCTCGGCAAAGATGTTATCGCTCCATTGTGGACTGATCTGGATGCTGATAGTGGGGGAAGATGGACCTATGAGCAGGCCACAAGCGGACCTCTCATAGATCAGGCTAACCAAGAAATTAGCAGGACGTTCTCTTATGTGTCCTTTTCTGCTTCCTGGGTTTTTGTCGCCACTTGGGAAAATGTACCTCTTGAATTTTCTTCGTTCCTG GGGGCATCACTTCAAGTCGTCTTGGCCTCAGATGGTGGAGATCTCTCTTTTGTGCTGATGAACTATGGGACCATTCCTTCCATTCCCTCTCCTTTCTGGCTG GCTGGGTATGACATGGAGTACAACAATTTTGTCACCATTCCAGTAAACGATACCACTGAGCTGTCATCATCTACTAACGTCAATATTCCTGGACGCTGGGCTTTTCAATTTACAG aTACATCAACTACAACAGCAGCACCAG GTTCAGCCTTGTTTCCAGTGGGACCTGGAGCGACACAACTTTTCCTCAGTGATGGACAATATGAAACCATTCAGCTGCAGCAACCATTCAAGTATGCTGGAAAAACATACACTCAGTTCTAT ctGAGTATGGACGGCTACGTGGCTTTCTTCGTTCCAAACATCAATGACGAAGTACCAAACCGATACCTCGGCAAAGACGTCATCGCTCCATTGTGGACAGATCTGGATGCTGATAGTGGGGGAAGATGGACCTATGAGCAGGCCACAAGCGGACCTCTCATAGATCAGGCTAACCAAGAAATTAGCAGGACGTTCTCTTATGTGTCCTTTTCTGCTTCCTGGGTTTTTGTCGCCACTTGGGAAAATGTACCTCTTGAATTTTCTTCGTTCCTG GGCGCATCACTTCAAGTCGTCTTGGCCTCAGATGGTGGAGATCTCTCTTTTGTGCTGATGAACTATGGGACCATTCCTTCCATTCCCTCTCCTTACTGGCTG GCTGGGTACGACATGGAGTACAACAATTTTGTCACCATTCCAGTAAACGATACCACTGAGCTGTCATCATCTAGTAACGTCAATATTCCTGGACGCTGGGCTTTTCAATTTACAG ATACATCAACTACAACAGCAGCACCAG GTTCAGCCTTGTTTCCAGTGGGACCTGGAGCGACACAACTTTTCCTCAGTGATGGACAATATCAAACCATTCAGCTGCAGCAACCATTCAAGTATGCTGGAAAAACATACACTCAGTTCTAT ttGAGTATGGACGGCTATGTGGCTTTCTTCGTTCCAAACATCAATGACGAAGTACCAAGCCGATACCTCGGCAAAGATGTTATCGCTCCATTGTGGACTGATCTGGATGCTGATAGTGGGGGAAGATGGACCTATGAGCAGGCCACAAGCGGACCTCTCATAGATCAGGCTAACCAAGAAATTAGCAGGACGTTCTCTTATGTGTCCTTTTCTGCTTCCTGGGTTTTTGTCGCCACTTGGGAAAATGTACCTCTTGAATTTTCTTCGTTCCTG GGGGCATCACTTCAAGTCGTCTTGGCCTCAGATGGTGGAGATCTCTCTTTTGTGCTGATGAACTATGGGACCATTCCTTCCATTCCCTCTCCTTTCTGGCTG GCTGGGTATGACATGGAGTACAACAATTTTGTCACCATTCCAGTAAACGATACCACTGAGCTGTCATCATCTAGTAACGTCAATATTCCTGGACGCTGGGCTTTTCAATTTACAG aTACATCAACTACAACAGCAGCACCAG GTTCAGCCTTGTTTCCAGTGGGACCTGGAGCGACACAACTTTTCCTCAGTGATGGACAATATCAAACCATTCAGCTGCAGCAACCATTCAAGTATGCTGGAAAAACATACACTCAGTTCTAT ttGAGTATGGACGGCTACGTGGCTTTCTTCGTTCCAAACATCAATGACGAAGTACCAAACCGATACCTCGGCAAAGACGTCATCGCTCCATTGTGGACAGATCTGGATGCTGATAGTGGGGGAAGATGGACCTATGAGCAGGCCACAAGCGGACCTCTCATAGATCAGGCTAACCAAGAAATTAGCAGGACGTTCTCTTATGTGTCCTTTTCTGCTTCCTGGGTTTTTGTCGCCACTTGGGAAAATGTACCTCTTGAATTTTCTTCGTTCCTG GGCGCATCACTTCAAGTCGCCTTGGCCTCAGATGGTGGAGATCTCTCTTTTGTGCTGATGAACTATGGGACCATTCCTTCCATTCCCTCTCCTTACTGGCTG GCTGGGTATGACATGGAGTACAACAATTTTGTCACCATTCCAGTAAACGATACAACTGAGCTGTCATCATCTACTAACGTCAATATTCCTGGACGCTGGGCTTTTCAATTTACAG CTTCAACAACAACTCCAGCAACAACCACACTAG CACCCTGTCAGATCTTGAATTGTGCTTGGGATGAAGTCTGTAGGCAAATAAATGGAGTTTATGGCTGTGCCTGTGGGTACATTACAACGAGCAGCCCGAATATTTATG ATGCCATTGAAACATGCTCAGGTAGTACTggatcactgtctctgtctcgctgTCAGCTCTTTGAAGCTGGATATTCTGCAGATGTTCTACACCTGAATGATCAAATCTGCAAAGGGGAGATCCAAAACAACAGGCTGGTCTTCAAATTTGACAGTAATGCTAACATGTGTGGCACAACTCTGGAG AATAATGCCACACACATCATCTTCAAGAACAGTGTTGGGTCACCTAACACGACAGGTATAATCAGTCGTAGTGGTGGAATCAACATCACCTTTTCTTGTGTGTATCCAATCATCCAGAGCATCTCCATGCCCACGGACATGGAAGCCAAAGGAGG TGTAATCAGCAAGCAACTGTCCACTGAGGGCACATACCAGATCCTCATGAAACCGTATACTGACTCTTCATTCTTGGTTCCATACTCTGGCAATGTGACCCTAGAAGTGAACCATCAGATGTATATAGCGGTGGAAGTGGATCAGTTTGACAGCACTCAGATCGCTCTTGTGCTGGACAACTGCTGGGCCACACCAGTCAACCAGACTGACTATTCTGTCCGCTGGGACCTGATTATTAATGA gtGTCCAAACCCCAATGatggcacggtgtccgtgttgcaGAACGGTGTCTCCACATCCAGCCACTTCTCTTTCAGGATGTTCACATTCACTGGCTTCTCCGCCAAGATCTACCTGCACTGCCAGGTCCACCTCTGTTTGCAGAAGACAAGCAACTGTGCACTG CCGTGCCCTCTACAACGTTCCAGAAGACGCCGATCTGTAGATTTCTACGACTCAGCTGCCATTACTATGAAATTCTGA